Proteins encoded within one genomic window of Pararhizobium capsulatum DSM 1112:
- the ftsW gene encoding putative lipid II flippase FtsW translates to MVSRAERGPLADWFWTIDRFFLATFILLMGIGFMLSFAASPAVAERLNLDSFHFVKRHAAFLLPSLAIMIGISFLTPRQVRRAAIILLIVSIAMMLLALFFGAEVKGSRRWISIGSLSIQPSEFMKPAFVVVCAWLFSEHARQPEIPGNLFAILLYGMVAALLVAQPDLGQTILTTTVWGGMFFMAGMPWIWIILLGGAGVGGLVVAYTLLPHVAGRIDRFMTGEGDTFQVDTAREAIIRGDWFGQGPGEGIIKRIIPDSHTDFIFSVAAEEFGIIFCMVIVAIFAFLVMRGLSHAFRERNDFTRFAVAGLVLQIGIQSMINVGVNLELLPAKGMTLPLISYGGSSMVAICVTAGFILALTRHRPEKRAVERSLFRSGVGVPAE, encoded by the coding sequence ATGGTAAGCCGCGCCGAAAGAGGCCCGTTGGCCGACTGGTTCTGGACGATCGACAGGTTCTTCCTGGCGACCTTCATTCTGTTGATGGGGATCGGCTTCATGCTGTCCTTCGCGGCAAGCCCCGCTGTTGCCGAGCGCCTCAACCTCGACAGCTTCCACTTCGTCAAGCGTCACGCGGCCTTCCTGCTGCCGTCGCTGGCGATCATGATCGGCATCTCCTTCCTGACGCCACGGCAGGTGCGCCGGGCGGCGATCATCCTGCTCATCGTCTCCATCGCCATGATGCTGCTGGCGTTGTTCTTTGGCGCCGAGGTCAAGGGCTCTCGGCGCTGGATTTCCATCGGCAGCCTGTCGATCCAGCCCTCGGAATTCATGAAGCCGGCCTTCGTTGTCGTCTGCGCCTGGCTGTTTTCCGAACATGCCCGCCAGCCGGAAATCCCCGGAAACCTTTTCGCGATCCTGCTTTATGGCATGGTCGCGGCGCTGCTCGTCGCCCAGCCCGACCTTGGCCAGACCATCCTGACGACCACCGTGTGGGGCGGCATGTTTTTCATGGCCGGCATGCCGTGGATCTGGATCATCCTGCTCGGCGGCGCCGGTGTCGGCGGCCTCGTCGTCGCCTATACGCTGTTGCCGCACGTCGCAGGCCGTATCGATCGCTTCATGACCGGGGAGGGCGATACCTTCCAGGTGGATACTGCCCGTGAAGCCATCATTCGCGGCGACTGGTTCGGCCAGGGGCCGGGCGAGGGCATCATCAAGCGCATCATCCCGGACAGCCACACTGACTTCATCTTCTCCGTTGCAGCGGAGGAATTCGGCATTATCTTCTGTATGGTGATCGTTGCGATCTTTGCTTTCCTCGTCATGCGCGGCCTGAGCCACGCGTTCCGCGAACGCAATGATTTCACCCGCTTCGCCGTTGCCGGTCTTGTGCTGCAGATCGGCATCCAGTCGATGATCAATGTCGGCGTCAATCTCGAACTGCTGCCGGCCAAGGGCATGACCCTGCCGCTGATTTCCTATGGTGGTTCGTCCATGGTGGCGATCTGCGTCACGGCCGGCTTCATCCTGGCCTTGACCCGTCATCGGCCCGAAAAGCGCGCCGTCGAACGCAGCCTGTTCCGCTCCGGCGTTGGCGTGCCGGCGGAGTGA
- the murD gene encoding UDP-N-acetylmuramoyl-L-alanine--D-glutamate ligase has protein sequence MIPVTTFKDKKVALFGLGGSGLATAQALVAGGAEVTAWDDNPESVARAKSEGIGTGNLHEADWSTFTSFVLSPGVPLTHPKPHWTVDLAHAAGVEIIGDVELFVRERAARAPDCPFIAITGTNGKSTTTALIAHILKTGGRDVQLGGNIGTAVLTLDPPAADRFYVVECSSYQIDLAPSINPTAGILLNLTPDHLDRHGSMENYAEIKERLTVGSGTAIVGVDDTYTEAIADRAALAGRKVIRIARHRALGEGFYADGARIMRAEGGLSEAFVDLDGISTLRGNHNAQNAAAATAACLVVGVSEAEIHEGLKSFPGLKHRMQPVGRKGDVVFVNDSKATNAEAAAPALSSYDRIYWIAGGLPKEGGITTLEPVFGKIVKAYLIGEAAPAFAATLGEAVPYEISQTLDKAVAHAAEDAGRDGMAAAVMLSPACASFDQYKNFEVRGEAFVDHVRAIDGVTMLI, from the coding sequence ATGATCCCCGTCACCACATTCAAGGATAAGAAGGTCGCGCTCTTCGGGCTCGGCGGCTCGGGTCTTGCGACTGCCCAGGCGCTGGTTGCTGGCGGCGCCGAGGTGACTGCGTGGGACGACAATCCGGAAAGCGTGGCCAGGGCAAAGTCGGAAGGCATTGGCACCGGTAATCTGCACGAAGCGGACTGGTCGACTTTCACGAGCTTCGTCCTGTCACCCGGCGTGCCGCTCACCCATCCGAAGCCCCATTGGACCGTCGATCTTGCCCACGCCGCCGGCGTCGAGATCATTGGCGATGTCGAGCTTTTCGTGCGCGAACGCGCGGCGCGCGCACCGGATTGCCCCTTCATCGCCATCACCGGCACCAACGGCAAATCGACCACGACGGCACTGATTGCTCACATCTTGAAGACTGGCGGCCGCGATGTGCAGCTTGGCGGCAATATCGGCACGGCGGTCCTCACCCTCGATCCACCGGCCGCCGACCGCTTCTACGTGGTCGAGTGCTCGTCCTACCAGATTGATCTCGCGCCCAGCATCAACCCGACGGCCGGTATTCTACTGAATCTCACGCCCGACCATCTCGATCGCCATGGTAGCATGGAGAACTATGCCGAGATCAAGGAGCGCCTGACCGTCGGCAGCGGTACGGCCATTGTCGGCGTCGATGACACCTATACGGAAGCGATCGCCGACCGCGCCGCACTCGCGGGCCGCAAGGTGATCCGCATCGCCCGTCATCGTGCATTGGGCGAAGGCTTTTATGCCGATGGCGCCCGCATCATGCGCGCCGAGGGCGGCTTGTCCGAGGCCTTTGTCGATCTTGACGGTATCTCGACCCTGCGCGGCAATCACAATGCCCAGAATGCGGCGGCAGCGACTGCCGCCTGCCTTGTCGTCGGCGTATCGGAAGCTGAAATCCATGAAGGCCTCAAGTCCTTCCCGGGCCTGAAACACCGCATGCAGCCGGTCGGCCGCAAGGGTGATGTCGTCTTCGTCAATGATAGCAAGGCGACGAATGCCGAGGCAGCAGCGCCAGCCCTGTCGAGCTACGATCGCATCTACTGGATTGCGGGTGGTTTGCCAAAGGAAGGCGGCATCACGACGCTTGAGCCCGTCTTCGGCAAGATCGTCAAGGCCTATCTGATCGGTGAAGCCGCGCCCGCCTTTGCAGCGACGCTCGGAGAAGCGGTGCCTTACGAAATTTCGCAGACGCTCGACAAGGCGGTGGCCCATGCGGCCGAGGATGCGGGGCGCGATGGCATGGCCGCGGCCGTGATGCTTTCCCCGGCTTGCGCAAGCTTCGATCAGTACAAGAACTTTGAAGTCAGGGGCGAAGCATTCGTCGATCATGTCCGGGCAATCGACGGCGTGACGATGCTGATCTGA
- the mraY gene encoding phospho-N-acetylmuramoyl-pentapeptide-transferase — protein MLIWLVELADHLQFFNLFRYITFRTGAALFTSALIVFLFGPKMISSLRVRQGKGQPIRADGPQTHFKKAGTPTMGGLMILAGIVGSSLLWADLSSVYVVATLLVTLGFGAIGFYDDYLKVTKQSDKGFSGKARLGIEFLIAAIAVFFMMRAALSAGVAGSTFGSSITFPFLKDFTLNLGYFFILFGGFVIVGAGNAVNLTDGLDGLAIVPVMIAAASFGIIAYLAGNAVFANYLQIHFVPGTGELAVILGAVIGAGLGFLWFNAPPAAIFMGDTGSLALGGLIGTVAVATKHEIVMVIIGGLFVIETLSVIIQVFWFKRTGRRVFLMAPIHHHFEKKGWTESQVVIRFWIVAVILAMIGLSTLKLR, from the coding sequence ATGCTCATCTGGCTTGTCGAACTGGCGGACCATCTGCAATTTTTCAATCTGTTCCGGTACATCACCTTCCGGACCGGCGCCGCTCTGTTCACGTCTGCCCTGATCGTTTTCCTCTTCGGACCGAAGATGATTTCGTCGCTTCGGGTTCGCCAGGGCAAGGGCCAGCCGATCCGCGCAGACGGTCCGCAGACCCATTTCAAGAAGGCTGGCACACCGACCATGGGTGGCCTGATGATCCTTGCCGGCATTGTCGGCAGCTCGCTTCTCTGGGCCGACCTTTCGAGTGTCTATGTCGTTGCAACACTGCTCGTCACGCTCGGTTTCGGCGCCATCGGCTTCTATGACGACTATCTCAAGGTTACCAAGCAGTCCGATAAAGGCTTTTCCGGCAAGGCGCGCCTCGGCATCGAATTCCTGATTGCAGCCATCGCCGTCTTTTTCATGATGCGCGCCGCCCTTTCGGCAGGCGTGGCCGGCTCGACCTTCGGCTCGTCGATCACCTTCCCGTTCCTCAAGGATTTCACGCTCAATCTCGGCTATTTCTTCATCCTCTTCGGCGGTTTCGTCATCGTCGGCGCGGGCAATGCCGTAAACCTGACGGACGGCCTCGATGGCCTTGCGATCGTGCCCGTGATGATTGCGGCCGCTTCCTTCGGCATCATCGCCTATCTCGCCGGTAACGCGGTCTTTGCAAACTATCTGCAGATCCATTTCGTGCCCGGCACCGGGGAGCTTGCCGTCATCCTCGGCGCCGTCATCGGCGCCGGCCTCGGCTTCCTCTGGTTCAATGCGCCACCCGCCGCCATCTTCATGGGCGACACCGGTTCGCTGGCACTGGGTGGCCTGATTGGCACCGTTGCCGTCGCCACCAAGCACGAGATCGTCATGGTCATCATCGGTGGCCTGTTCGTCATTGAAACCCTGTCGGTCATCATCCAGGTCTTCTGGTTCAAGCGCACCGGCCGCCGCGTCTTCCTGATGGCGCCTATCCACCACCATTTCGAAAAGAAGGGCTGGACCGAAAGCCAGGTCGTCATTCGCTTCTGGATCGTTGCCGTCATCCTCGCGATGATCGGCCTCTCCACCCTGAAGCTGCGGTGA
- a CDS encoding UDP-N-acetylmuramoylalanyl-D-glutamyl-2,6-diaminopimelate--D-alanyl-D-alanine ligase has translation MSFLWTTADLLAAMQGRPLGNLPEGINGISIDSRSLGKGEAFFAIKGDRVDGHDYAGVAIANGAALLVVSEGKLPALGRLIAPMVVVDDVLEAMIRLGCAARDRSAAKIIAVTGSVGKTTTKEMLRHVLLPQGRVHASVASFNNHWGVPLTLARMPEATDFGIFEIGMNHADEIRPLVKMVRPHVAIITTVAAAHLGNFKDLAEIAAAKAEIMEGLVSGGHVILNRDNDQYAFLERQANDLGVAHIHSFGANPRSDFRLVEFAGGSESSVLWAGIEGRTLEIPIGAPGRHIAENALAVLGAASLVGADLDKAAASLFTLVPEKGRGERHRLAVDGGSFALIDESYNANPASMRAAIALLGDAEPGEGGRRIAILGDMLEMGEFSAKVHAALSVLLKDAGIQYVWLAGPEMAHLRDVLPETVHVEYRENVNDLKAFAIDAIATGDVVMIKSSKGTGCGRIVAALLEKYPAFEDTGAAE, from the coding sequence TTGAGCTTTCTTTGGACCACTGCCGATCTTCTTGCCGCCATGCAGGGTCGCCCGCTGGGCAACCTGCCGGAAGGCATCAACGGAATCTCGATCGACAGCCGCTCCCTTGGTAAGGGAGAGGCCTTCTTCGCCATCAAGGGCGATCGTGTCGACGGGCATGACTATGCCGGCGTTGCGATCGCCAATGGCGCGGCATTGCTGGTCGTCAGCGAAGGCAAGCTTCCGGCGCTGGGGCGACTGATCGCACCGATGGTTGTCGTGGACGATGTATTGGAAGCAATGATCCGTCTCGGCTGCGCCGCCCGCGATCGTAGTGCGGCCAAGATCATCGCGGTGACCGGCTCCGTCGGCAAGACGACGACCAAGGAGATGCTGCGCCATGTGCTCCTGCCGCAGGGCAGGGTTCATGCCTCTGTCGCCTCGTTCAACAATCACTGGGGCGTGCCGTTGACGCTTGCCCGCATGCCGGAGGCGACCGATTTCGGCATCTTTGAAATCGGTATGAACCATGCCGACGAGATCCGACCGTTGGTGAAGATGGTGCGCCCGCATGTGGCCATCATCACCACCGTTGCCGCTGCCCATCTCGGTAATTTCAAGGACTTAGCCGAGATCGCTGCTGCGAAGGCGGAGATCATGGAAGGCCTGGTCAGTGGTGGCCATGTTATTCTCAACCGCGACAACGACCAGTACGCTTTCCTTGAAAGGCAGGCCAACGACCTGGGTGTTGCCCATATCCACAGCTTCGGCGCCAATCCGCGCTCGGATTTCCGGCTGGTGGAGTTTGCTGGTGGCTCGGAAAGCAGTGTGCTCTGGGCTGGCATTGAGGGTCGCACCCTGGAAATCCCGATCGGAGCACCCGGCCGCCACATCGCCGAAAACGCACTCGCTGTCCTTGGTGCTGCGAGCCTTGTCGGCGCCGATCTCGATAAGGCGGCCGCGTCGCTGTTCACGCTGGTGCCTGAGAAAGGCCGTGGCGAACGCCATCGGCTGGCGGTCGATGGCGGAAGCTTTGCGCTGATCGATGAAAGCTACAATGCCAATCCAGCGTCCATGCGGGCTGCCATTGCGCTTCTCGGAGATGCCGAACCGGGCGAGGGCGGGCGTCGCATCGCCATCCTCGGCGACATGCTGGAAATGGGCGAGTTTTCCGCCAAGGTCCATGCCGCGCTTTCCGTGCTGCTGAAAGACGCCGGCATCCAGTATGTCTGGCTCGCAGGGCCTGAAATGGCGCACCTGCGGGACGTGCTGCCGGAGACGGTTCATGTCGAATACCGCGAGAACGTCAATGACCTGAAGGCGTTTGCCATCGACGCAATCGCGACCGGCGATGTCGTCATGATCAAGTCGTCAAAGGGCACCGGCTGCGGGCGGATCGTCGCGGCGCTGCTTGAGAAGTATCCGGCATTTGAAGACACGGGTGCCGCCGAATAG
- a CDS encoding UDP-N-acetylmuramoyl-L-alanyl-D-glutamate--2,6-diaminopimelate ligase — protein MKLNDLLGKDFPEIAAQLEGRGDIDITGITADSRKVEPGSLFVALSGSKADGASFIADAISKGAAAVVSGHVSASGAAVPVLEASTPRRALALSAARFYGRQPETMVAVTGTAGKTSVASFTRQIWAHAGYEAAMIGTTGVIAPGRTEYGSLTTPDPVSLHKLLAELAYEGVTHAAMEASSHGLDQSRLDGVKLAAAGFTNLGRDHMDYHPTVEDYMAAKMRLFDTLMPKGSPAVIFADGEWSAKAIEAAAKAGQDVRTVGRKGDFLTLKRVEHFRHKQIAEVHVGDEIFEVHLPLAGDFQISNALVAAGLAISTGVSAKVAMAALDRLTGASGRLELVGHTPDGALAYVDYAHKPDALENVLTSVRPFTTGRVIVVFGCGGDRDKGKRPIMGEIATRLADVVIVTDDNPRSEVPAVIRSEIMAAAWGATEIGDRAEAITAAVAMLKSGDTLIVAGKGHEEGQTVGTVTLPFSDHAELRKSLETDAGGR, from the coding sequence ATGAAGCTCAATGACCTCCTTGGAAAGGATTTCCCCGAGATCGCCGCGCAGCTTGAGGGGCGCGGTGATATTGATATTACCGGCATTACCGCAGATAGCCGCAAGGTCGAGCCGGGCTCGCTCTTCGTTGCCCTTTCCGGCAGCAAGGCCGATGGGGCTTCCTTTATTGCGGATGCGATTTCCAAGGGTGCCGCGGCGGTGGTTTCCGGGCATGTTTCGGCGTCTGGTGCGGCCGTTCCTGTCCTTGAGGCTTCGACACCCCGTCGTGCATTGGCGCTTTCCGCCGCGCGCTTCTACGGCCGCCAGCCGGAAACCATGGTTGCCGTGACCGGCACCGCCGGCAAGACCTCCGTTGCTTCTTTCACTCGCCAGATCTGGGCGCATGCGGGCTATGAGGCCGCGATGATCGGCACGACCGGCGTTATCGCGCCGGGCCGTACGGAATACGGCTCGCTGACGACCCCGGATCCGGTTTCCCTTCACAAGCTCCTGGCCGAACTTGCTTATGAGGGCGTGACCCATGCGGCGATGGAAGCTTCCAGCCATGGTCTCGACCAGTCGCGCCTCGACGGCGTGAAGCTTGCTGCGGCTGGCTTCACCAATCTCGGCCGCGACCATATGGATTATCATCCAACCGTTGAAGATTACATGGCCGCCAAGATGCGCCTCTTCGACACGCTGATGCCGAAAGGCTCCCCCGCCGTGATCTTTGCTGATGGCGAATGGTCCGCGAAGGCGATCGAAGCGGCGGCGAAGGCAGGACAGGATGTCCGCACCGTCGGTCGCAAGGGTGACTTCCTGACGCTGAAGCGCGTCGAGCATTTCCGTCACAAGCAGATTGCCGAAGTTCACGTCGGGGACGAAATCTTCGAAGTCCACCTGCCACTTGCCGGTGATTTCCAGATTTCCAATGCGCTGGTGGCTGCGGGTCTTGCCATCTCCACTGGCGTTTCCGCCAAGGTCGCAATGGCGGCCCTCGACAGACTGACGGGCGCCTCCGGTCGTCTTGAACTCGTCGGTCATACGCCTGACGGCGCGCTTGCCTATGTTGATTATGCCCATAAGCCCGATGCTCTCGAAAACGTGCTGACGTCCGTTCGGCCCTTCACCACCGGCCGCGTCATCGTCGTCTTTGGTTGCGGTGGTGACCGCGACAAAGGCAAGCGGCCGATCATGGGCGAGATCGCCACGCGGTTAGCGGACGTGGTGATCGTCACCGATGACAATCCGCGCTCCGAGGTTCCGGCCGTCATCCGCAGCGAGATCATGGCGGCCGCCTGGGGTGCAACAGAGATCGGCGATCGTGCTGAAGCAATCACGGCTGCTGTCGCCATGCTGAAATCCGGTGATACGCTGATCGTTGCCGGCAAGGGCCATGAGGAAGGCCAGACGGTAGGCACCGTCACATTGCCTTTCTCGGACCATGCCGAGCTGAGAAAGTCTCTTGAGACAGACGCGGGAGGTCGATGA
- a CDS encoding peptidoglycan D,D-transpeptidase FtsI family protein produces MSFLSRIMVVKSKAHFSAGGSNRPGDLNSFVGTRKKSGSQARSRVAIMIVGFTTVYCIIGGRLVQYGLVQPDTVSSIGRADNLMASRPDILDRNGEILATDIRTVSLYAEPNKIVDADEAVEQLSTVLPNLNVADIYNKLKSPSRFQWLRRQLTPKQQSEILALGIPGIGFRPEKRRFYPGGTTAAHVVGHVNVDNRGIAGMERYIDNQGLADLAAIGMTSDAKLEPVKLSIDLRVQNIVRDSVLQAMIEYQAIAAGAVVMDVHTGEILGMASVPDYDPNNPAGGAQDGWMNRMSNGTFEMGSTFKSFTTAMALDSGKVTLKDTFDARFPIRIGGFTIKDFHGKHRVLSVPEIFQYSSNIGTAKMADLVGIDAHKEFLTRMGLLSKMQTELPEVKMPSQPRVWKKINSITISFGHGVSTTPLQTAVAGAALMNGGKLIEPTFLPRTVEQADAIAIRVIKKSTSDDMRYLFRYNAIYGSGKNALVPGYNVGGKTGTADKVVNGRYSHDLNFNAFLAGFPIDNPQYVVLSFIDAPKTGEKGIRTAAGNAAPIVRNIISRSAPLLGVEPKFGQDGSALLVSY; encoded by the coding sequence ATGTCCTTTTTGTCGCGTATCATGGTCGTCAAGAGCAAGGCGCATTTCTCTGCCGGTGGCAGCAATCGCCCGGGTGACCTCAATTCCTTCGTAGGCACCCGCAAGAAGAGCGGCAGTCAGGCGCGCAGCCGCGTCGCAATCATGATTGTCGGCTTCACCACGGTCTATTGCATTATCGGCGGTCGCCTCGTGCAGTATGGCCTTGTCCAACCGGACACGGTGTCGAGCATCGGTCGCGCCGATAATCTGATGGCCTCGCGACCCGATATCCTTGACCGCAACGGCGAAATTCTCGCCACGGACATCCGTACTGTTTCGCTCTATGCCGAGCCCAACAAGATTGTTGATGCCGACGAAGCGGTGGAGCAGCTGTCGACCGTTCTGCCTAACCTCAACGTGGCTGATATCTACAACAAGCTGAAATCCCCCTCACGATTCCAGTGGCTGCGCCGCCAGCTGACGCCGAAGCAGCAGAGCGAAATCCTGGCGCTTGGTATTCCCGGCATCGGCTTCCGTCCTGAAAAGCGGCGCTTCTATCCGGGCGGCACCACGGCCGCCCACGTTGTCGGTCACGTCAATGTCGACAATCGCGGCATCGCCGGAATGGAACGGTACATCGACAATCAGGGTCTTGCTGACCTTGCGGCGATCGGCATGACCAGCGACGCCAAGCTGGAGCCCGTGAAGCTCTCCATCGATCTGCGCGTCCAGAACATCGTTCGCGATTCCGTGCTGCAGGCGATGATCGAATATCAGGCGATCGCCGCAGGCGCCGTCGTCATGGACGTTCATACCGGCGAGATCCTTGGCATGGCTTCCGTGCCGGACTACGACCCGAACAATCCCGCAGGCGGTGCCCAGGATGGCTGGATGAACCGCATGTCGAACGGTACGTTCGAAATGGGCTCGACCTTCAAGTCGTTCACGACCGCCATGGCGCTCGATTCCGGCAAGGTTACGCTCAAGGATACGTTCGACGCACGTTTCCCGATTCGCATCGGCGGCTTCACCATCAAGGACTTCCACGGTAAGCACCGCGTTCTGAGCGTGCCGGAAATCTTCCAGTATTCGTCCAACATCGGCACGGCCAAGATGGCCGATCTCGTCGGAATCGATGCTCATAAGGAATTTTTGACCAGGATGGGTCTGCTCTCGAAGATGCAGACCGAGCTGCCGGAAGTGAAAATGCCGAGCCAGCCGCGCGTCTGGAAGAAGATCAACTCGATCACCATCTCCTTCGGCCATGGCGTCTCCACCACCCCGCTGCAGACCGCGGTTGCCGGTGCAGCGCTCATGAATGGCGGCAAGCTGATCGAGCCGACCTTCCTGCCGCGCACCGTCGAACAGGCTGATGCCATTGCCATTCGGGTGATCAAAAAGAGCACCAGCGACGACATGCGCTATCTGTTCCGCTACAACGCTATTTACGGCTCGGGTAAGAACGCACTCGTGCCTGGCTACAATGTCGGCGGCAAGACAGGTACAGCTGACAAGGTCGTTAACGGCCGCTATTCCCATGACCTCAACTTCAACGCCTTCCTCGCGGGCTTCCCGATCGACAATCCGCAATATGTCGTTTTGTCCTTCATTGATGCGCCGAAGACGGGCGAAAAGGGCATCCGTACGGCCGCCGGCAACGCGGCTCCGATCGTGCGCAACATCATCAGCCGTTCGGCCCCGCTTTTAGGTGTGGAGCCCAAGTTCGGGCAGGATGGTTCTGCCTTGCTGGTGTCTTATTGA
- the ftsL gene encoding cell division protein FtsL — translation MLRTLDIVLIVVMTAAATVTYTIKHQAENKLEEVRKLEAGIKLEEDTIDLLRADWSLLTQPSRLEKLVGVYQQDLQLVQTAPTQLARPQELPMMKADVPVPDEVAKGKDGKPAAKTAATQKTDTIATGSVAR, via the coding sequence ATGTTGCGTACCTTGGACATTGTCCTGATCGTCGTCATGACGGCAGCTGCCACGGTCACCTATACGATCAAGCACCAGGCAGAAAACAAGCTTGAAGAGGTTCGCAAACTCGAAGCCGGGATCAAGCTTGAGGAAGACACGATTGACCTTCTCCGTGCCGACTGGTCGCTTCTGACCCAGCCGAGCCGGCTGGAAAAGCTTGTCGGGGTCTACCAGCAGGATCTTCAACTCGTTCAGACCGCGCCGACGCAGCTTGCTCGGCCGCAGGAGTTGCCGATGATGAAGGCCGATGTGCCGGTACCGGATGAAGTCGCCAAGGGTAAGGACGGCAAGCCTGCCGCCAAGACTGCGGCAACGCAGAAGACAGACACTATTGCAACAGGTTCGGTGGCGCGCTGA
- the rsmH gene encoding 16S rRNA (cytosine(1402)-N(4))-methyltransferase RsmH, which produces MVADQGGGSTEADGGPVRHIPVLLPEVLASLDLAPGKVILDGTFGAGGYSSAILAAGADVIGLDRDPQAIAGGQALVASSGGHLTLIHSRFSELARHAPDEGLDGVVLDIGVSSMQIDEADRGFSFQKKGPLDMRMSADGVSAADVVNRAKVSDLTRIFGFLGEEPQSGRIARAIEKRRAEEPFVTTRDLAGLIEIVTPRKAKDKIHPATRVFQALRIFVNDELGELAQALFAAERVLKPGGRLTVVTFHSLEDRIVKKFFQDRSGKASGSRHMPVVHERAATFAPVGKPMVAASEEEALRNPRARSAKMRVGLRTEAPPEADDVSIFDLPNLASLGKMGA; this is translated from the coding sequence ATGGTGGCGGATCAAGGCGGAGGTTCTACTGAAGCCGATGGCGGACCGGTCCGCCACATTCCGGTTCTTCTTCCCGAGGTTCTTGCAAGTCTCGATCTTGCACCCGGCAAGGTCATCCTCGATGGCACCTTCGGTGCCGGCGGTTATTCCTCGGCCATTCTGGCGGCGGGTGCCGATGTCATCGGTCTTGACCGCGATCCGCAGGCGATTGCCGGCGGCCAGGCGCTGGTTGCATCGAGCGGAGGCCATCTCACCCTTATCCATTCGCGATTTTCGGAACTTGCCCGTCATGCTCCAGACGAGGGGCTCGATGGCGTGGTGCTTGATATCGGCGTTTCCTCCATGCAGATCGATGAAGCCGATCGCGGATTTTCTTTCCAGAAGAAAGGCCCTCTCGACATGCGCATGTCGGCTGACGGAGTTTCCGCTGCTGATGTTGTCAACCGCGCCAAGGTTTCCGATCTCACCCGCATCTTCGGCTTTCTCGGCGAGGAGCCGCAGTCCGGGCGTATCGCCCGCGCAATCGAAAAACGCCGTGCCGAGGAGCCTTTCGTCACGACCCGCGATCTCGCAGGCCTGATCGAAATTGTTACCCCACGCAAGGCCAAGGACAAGATCCATCCGGCAACCCGTGTCTTTCAGGCGCTGCGCATCTTCGTCAACGATGAGCTCGGCGAACTCGCGCAGGCATTGTTCGCTGCCGAGAGGGTGCTGAAACCCGGTGGAAGATTGACAGTTGTTACGTTCCATTCACTGGAAGACCGCATCGTGAAGAAGTTTTTTCAGGATCGCTCGGGCAAGGCTTCGGGGTCGCGGCACATGCCTGTCGTGCATGAGCGTGCGGCAACTTTCGCACCAGTTGGAAAACCTATGGTCGCTGCCAGCGAAGAAGAGGCGTTGCGCAATCCGCGTGCCCGCTCCGCGAAGATGCGGGTTGGACTTCGCACGGAAGCCCCTCCCGAGGCCGATGATGTGTCCATCTTCGATTTGCCGAACCTTGCAAGCCTTGGAAAGATGGGGGCCTGA
- the mraZ gene encoding division/cell wall cluster transcriptional repressor MraZ produces MNRFLSHATQRIDAKGRVSVPSAFRSVMSALDIRELYCFQDFVFPAISAGGSELLDRFERQIVLEDPLSAQANQMSLLVHGGGVFMKLDQEGRLAVTDFIRDFTGITSEVTFVGRADHFQLWAPQAFLQAQADAREERRLRGLRSP; encoded by the coding sequence ATGAACCGTTTTCTGTCCCATGCGACACAGCGTATCGATGCGAAAGGCAGGGTTTCCGTGCCGTCAGCGTTCCGCTCGGTGATGTCGGCATTGGATATTCGGGAGCTATACTGCTTTCAGGATTTCGTCTTTCCGGCTATCAGCGCCGGCGGTTCGGAATTGCTGGATCGTTTCGAAAGGCAGATCGTGCTGGAGGATCCTCTTTCAGCGCAGGCCAATCAGATGTCGCTCCTGGTTCACGGGGGCGGGGTCTTCATGAAGCTCGATCAGGAAGGGCGCCTCGCAGTCACGGATTTCATCCGCGATTTCACCGGCATCACGTCGGAGGTGACCTTTGTTGGACGGGCGGATCATTTTCAGTTGTGGGCACCGCAGGCGTTCCTTCAGGCGCAGGCGGATGCGCGCGAAGAGCGCAGGTTGCGAGGTCTGCGGTCCCCTTAG